One genomic segment of Borrelia coriaceae includes these proteins:
- a CDS encoding sigma-54-dependent transcriptional regulator, with protein sequence MSKLLVADDEKNIREGIATYLEEEGYFVFTASDGEEALETIENEKIDAIVSDLRMPQISGEELLKIVKDKNPNIPFIILTAHGTVDSAVDAMREGAYDFLTKPVDLERLLLIIKRALNSKNDKRHENISQNNVIIRKDLNYYESTLGKSLIMQKVLELVKKIAKSKASVLITGESGVGKEVIADAIFDLSNRNDKPFIKVNCAALSESILESELFGHEKGAFTGAISQKKGRFELADKGTIFLDEIVEISPEVQVKLLRVLQNKTFERVGGETTIQVDIRLLTATNKNIEEEIKKGRFREDLFYRLNIININIPPLRERKDDIPNLIKILIKSVANENNKEEKSLSNDALKALYAYDWPGNIRELKNVLESALILSKGKQIVKDDLPPKIRNNTNQIVKITLPIGISLKEAEKEIIKQTLLHSKNNKSKCAQILKIGRKTLHNKITEYDIE encoded by the coding sequence AATGAAAAAATTGATGCTATAGTATCTGATCTTAGAATGCCTCAAATATCAGGCGAAGAACTACTCAAAATTGTAAAAGACAAAAACCCAAATATACCCTTTATTATTCTAACAGCTCATGGAACTGTCGATTCAGCAGTTGATGCTATGAGAGAAGGTGCTTATGATTTTCTAACAAAACCCGTTGATCTTGAAAGACTGTTACTAATAATCAAACGAGCTTTAAATAGCAAAAATGACAAAAGACATGAGAATATATCCCAAAATAATGTCATAATCCGAAAAGATTTAAACTATTATGAAAGCACACTTGGAAAATCTCTTATAATGCAAAAAGTTCTAGAACTTGTAAAAAAAATTGCAAAATCAAAAGCATCTGTACTAATAACTGGAGAGAGCGGAGTCGGCAAAGAAGTAATAGCAGATGCTATATTTGACTTATCCAATAGAAATGACAAACCCTTCATTAAAGTCAATTGTGCTGCGCTCTCTGAAAGCATACTTGAGAGCGAACTATTTGGACATGAAAAAGGAGCATTTACAGGTGCAATATCTCAAAAAAAAGGTAGATTTGAATTAGCAGACAAAGGAACAATATTCTTAGACGAAATAGTAGAAATATCACCTGAGGTTCAAGTAAAATTACTAAGAGTGCTTCAAAATAAAACATTTGAACGAGTAGGTGGAGAGACTACTATTCAAGTTGATATTAGACTATTAACAGCAACAAATAAAAATATTGAAGAAGAAATTAAAAAAGGAAGATTTAGAGAGGACTTATTTTACAGGCTTAACATAATAAACATCAATATTCCACCTTTAAGGGAAAGAAAAGATGACATACCAAATTTAATAAAAATACTAATTAAAAGTGTAGCAAATGAAAATAATAAAGAAGAGAAAAGTCTTTCCAATGATGCACTAAAAGCCCTCTATGCATATGATTGGCCAGGAAATATTAGAGAACTAAAAAATGTCCTCGAGAGTGCCTTGATATTATCTAAAGGAAAACAAATTGTAAAAGACGATCTACCTCCTAAAATCAGAAATAACACAAATCAAATAGTTAAAATAACATTACCAATAGGTATAAGCTTAAAAGAAGCGGAAAAAGAAATTATTAAGCAAACACTACTACATTCTAAGAATAATAAAAGTAAATGTGCCCAAATACTTAAGATAGGAAGAAAAACCTTGCACAACAAAATAACAGAATATGATATAGAATAA